The Neurospora crassa OR74A linkage group IV, whole genome shotgun sequence genome has a segment encoding these proteins:
- a CDS encoding eukaryotic translation initiation factor 3, with amino-acid sequence MCESAALIFRVSKTIFAPHSNIQKFPPPKNGGENCPGFSNLSPTKNRRQTSATSTHRDDNPRPFQSSTAPITRRAEPAESKQPHTVKMAAVQQKHDWADDDELEETSTELPPPQKITNKDGSTTIIEYRLNDNGQKVKTTRRIRYITHREVVNPRVAERKSWTKFGLSVKDGAGPAPDTTSVGENIIFKPSFNWRQEAKDESKDPNAQAMKDKLKDKKVKCRICNGEHFTARCPYKDTMAPIGEAGAAADVAASAADEAAAASQGAAGAGKKGSYVPPALRGAGGAAAAGERMGGKYGERDDLATLRVTNVSEMAEEQELRDMFERFGRVTRVFLAKDRDTGLAKGFAFISFADRSDAVKACAKMDGFGFRHLILRVEFAKKAA; translated from the exons ATGTGCGAATCTGCTGCCTTGATATT CCGAGTCAGCAAGACAATTTTTGCCCCACACTCAAATATCCAAAAATTCCCACCTCCAAAAAATGGGGGGGAAAACTGCCCTGGCTTTTCAAACTTGAGCCCCACCAAAAATCGCCGCCAAACCAGCGCAACGTCAACCCATCGCGACGACAACCCACGGCCATTTCAGTCATCCACCGCACCCATCACCAGACGAGCCGAACCTGCGGAATCAAAACAACCACATACTGTCAAGATGGCTGCCGTTCAACAGAA GCACGACTGggccgacgatgacgagctCGAGGAGACCTCCACCGAACTCCCGCCCCCTCAGAAGATCACCAACAAGGATGGCAGCACGACCATCATCGAGTACCGCCTGAACGACAACGGCCAGAAGGTCAAGACCACACGACGCATCCGCTACATCACCCACCGTGAGGTCGTCAACCCCCGCGTCGCTGAGCGCAAGTCGTGGACCAAGTTCGGCCTTAGCGTCAAGGACGGCGCCGGCCCGGCCCCCGACACCACCTCGGTCGGCGAGAACATCATCTTCAAGCCTTCCTTCAACTGGCGCCAGGAAGCCAAGGATGAGAGCAAGGACCCCAACGCCCAGGCCATGAAGGACAAgttgaaggacaagaaggtcAAGTGCCGTATTTGCAACGGCGAGCATTTCACCGCCCGCTGTCCCTACAAGGACACCATGGCCCCCATCGGCGAGGCCGGCGCTGCCGCCGACGTCGCCGCCAGTGCTGCTGAcgaggctgctgccgctTCCCAGGGTGCGGCGGGCGCGGGCAAGAAGGGCTCGTACGTGCCACCTGCGCTGCGTGGTGCCGGTGGGGCCGCGGCTGCTGGAGAGAGGATGGGCGGCAAGTACGGCGAGCGCGACGATCTCGCCACTCTCAGAGTTACCAAC GTCTCCGAGATGGCCGAGGAACAAGAGCTTCGCGATATGTTCGAGCGGTTCGGTCGCGTCACTCGTGTCTTCCTTGCCAAGGATCGCGATACGGGTCTTGCCAAGGGCTTCGCCTTCATCAGTTTCGCTGATCGCAGCGACGCTGTCAAGGCTTGCGCCAAGATGGACGGTTTCGGTTTCAGACATTTGATCCTTAGGGTTGAGTTCGCGAAGAAGGCTGCGTAA